The stretch of DNA TTTCTTCGATAGAAGTTTTTAGAAATTCGGAAAAGTTGTCGTATTGCAACTTAGTAGGAGTTTCCTCTCATAATAAAGTACGTTCTATTGTATTCTATAAAAATAAAAATGAAAACTATCCGCCAAAATATATAAAAACAGATTCCGGATCCAGAACCAGTGTCGCTCTCCTAAAACTTTTGATAAGGATGGAAACGGGGGAGAATGTTGAAATGATTTCTACTCCACCGGATCAAATATCAAAGGACTTACATAAAAAAATTGGCTCCCATTTATTATTTGGAGATAACGCGCTACTTGACTCAAGAGACAATTCATATTATGAAAAAATTGATCTTGCAACATGGTGGAATGAGACAACAGGTCTTCCATTTTGCTTTGCACTTTGGGCGTATCCAAAAACTTTTCCAATTAGTGACTCTGTATTTACCGATTCTCTAAAGTTCGGTTTATCGAATATTGAAGAAATTATTTCAAATGAAAAAAGATTTCCAAACACTATGACACGTACTTATTTGACGGAAGAACTTCATTTTGAACTTACAGAAAAAGATAAAGAAGCCTTACTTTTCTTTCGGGATAAATGCGACGAATTCGGGATACTATAATTTCATTGTGTATGTTTGGACAGGCTCAGATTTTCCTTTAAGCTCTATCTTACTGTAATCGTATATTTTGTATTTTTCTTTTATTTCATCTGAGAGTTGGTTGTAGCAATTTTCGTTCATCAATACATTTCCGTCTGGACAGGAAGACTCTAATCTTGAAGCAACATTCACTGTA from Leptospiraceae bacterium encodes:
- a CDS encoding menaquinone biosynthesis protein, with the translated sequence MKIGIIKHLNARPLTYGFERAGNHEIISDNPSGLVGLLISGQLDTALISSIEVFRNSEKLSYCNLVGVSSHNKVRSIVFYKNKNENYPPKYIKTDSGSRTSVALLKLLIRMETGENVEMISTPPDQISKDLHKKIGSHLLFGDNALLDSRDNSYYEKIDLATWWNETTGLPFCFALWAYPKTFPISDSVFTDSLKFGLSNIEEIISNEKRFPNTMTRTYLTEELHFELTEKDKEALLFFRDKCDEFGIL